Within Candidatus Hydrogenedens sp., the genomic segment TGGTTTATAATTGTCCAAATCAGGTAAAAGGACAGGCAAATCTTTTAATGGAACTACTTTGATTGTCCCATCGGATAAACGAATAATGGGGAAAGGTTCCCCCCAATATCTTTGTCTGGAGAAAAGCCAATCACGAAGTTTATAATTTACTGTGGCTTTACCTAAACCTTTTTCCTCTAACCATTTTGTAATTTTCTTTTTTGCTTCAGGTACAGTAAGCCCATTAATTATTGGCGAATTAACTAATATTCCATCGCCGGTGTACGCTTCTTGGGTAATATCTCCACCAGAAACTACCTCAATAATAGGAAGGTCATATTTCTTGGCAAATTCATAGTCACGGGTATCATGAGCGGGAACAGCCATAATGGCACCATAACCATATTCGGCTAAAACATAATCAGCAATCCAGATAGGAATTTTTGCATTGTTTACGGGATTAATAGCGTAAGCTCCTGTAAAAACTCCCGTTTTTTCCTTTTCATCTTTCATGCGTTCCTGAGCACTTTTTCTTGTAGTTTGTTCAATATACTGTTGTACATTATCCATGTATTCAGGCTTGGTTATTTGTAATACGAAAGGATGTTCGGGAGCCAGGACGCAATAAGTAGCACCAAAAAGAGTATCGGGGCGTGTTGTAAAAACTGTAAATTTCATGGATGTCCCATCTATACCGAAATCTACATCTGCTCCCTCACTTTTTCCAATCCATTCCCTCTGCATGGCTATTATTCCCGGTGGCCAATCTAACTCATTCAAGTCTTCTAATAACCTTTCGGCATAAGCGGTAATTCTTAACATCCATTGCCGCATCATTCTTTTTTCTACGGGGTCTCCTGTTTCAACATATTTACCATCTTTAACTTCTTCGTTGGCTAATACAGTTCCCAATGCAGGACACCAGTTAACAGGGGCTTCGGTTTCGTAAGCAAGTCCCCGTTCAAATAAGACGGTAAATATCCATTGTGTCCATTTGTAATAAGAAGGGTCGGTAGTGTTGATTTCACGGTCCCAATCGTAGGAAAGTCCGAGTGATTGAATTTGTCTACGAAAAGTATCACAGTTCTTTTTCGTTACAACTGCGGGATGTTCACCTGTGCGAACGGCATGTCTTTCCGCAGGCAATCCAAAAGCATCCCAGCCCATAGGATGTAATACATTAAATCCTTTCATCCTTTTATATCGTGCTATTATATCTGTGGCTGTATATCCTTCGGGATGACCAACATGTAGACCATCACCACTCGGATAAGGGAACATATCTAAAACATAATATTTAGGTTTTGAATGGTCAATAACAGATTTAAATGTTTTATTATCTAACCAATATTTTTGCCATTTCTTTTCAATTTCACTATGATTATACATTCCATTTGACATATAAAAAAGACCTCCTTAAGATTTGTTAGGTTCGGAAAAATGAAAGAGTAATAAATTATAACAATTTTTTACTTTATATCCATAAAAAGGAGTAATTAAACAATAGTAGGGATTTTCCTATTTATTATCTTTCTGCATGGGAAAAACAATATCGAAAACCTGTATTATATTTTCAACAAAATGAAAATGTAATTGTTCCTTTATTTCTTGTGAAATTTCTTTTAAATCTTTTTCATTCTCTTGGGGAAGAATGATATGTCTTATTCCAGCCATATAAGCCGAAAGAAGTTTTTCACGAATACCCCCTACAGGTAGTAT encodes:
- the leuS gene encoding leucine--tRNA ligase, with protein sequence MSNGMYNHSEIEKKWQKYWLDNKTFKSVIDHSKPKYYVLDMFPYPSGDGLHVGHPEGYTATDIIARYKRMKGFNVLHPMGWDAFGLPAERHAVRTGEHPAVVTKKNCDTFRRQIQSLGLSYDWDREINTTDPSYYKWTQWIFTVLFERGLAYETEAPVNWCPALGTVLANEEVKDGKYVETGDPVEKRMMRQWMLRITAYAERLLEDLNELDWPPGIIAMQREWIGKSEGADVDFGIDGTSMKFTVFTTRPDTLFGATYCVLAPEHPFVLQITKPEYMDNVQQYIEQTTRKSAQERMKDEKEKTGVFTGAYAINPVNNAKIPIWIADYVLAEYGYGAIMAVPAHDTRDYEFAKKYDLPIIEVVSGGDITQEAYTGDGILVNSPIINGLTVPEAKKKITKWLEEKGLGKATVNYKLRDWLFSRQRYWGEPFPIIRLSDGTIKVVPLKDLPVLLPDLDNYKPTETGEPPLARAKEWVQTVDTETGQPATRETNTMPQWAGSCWYFLRFVDPQNDKEAWSKEAEQYWMPVDLYIGGAEHAVLHLLYSRFWHKVLYDAGYVSTKEPFKKLFNQGMILAYSYQDKNGKYYYPYQVEQKDGQWFVKGTDIPVETKIEKMSKSRYNVVNPDEVIEKYGADAMRMYEMFMGPLDRDKPWTDEGIQGVYRFLRRIWSLFIDENGAISSRFVNSGGDSTLEKELHKTIKSVSEDIENLQFNTAIAKMMEFVNSANKTDKIDKHIGEKFILILSPFAPHIAEEIWQRLGHNQTLAYEPWPEYNKDLIKEDTIEIPIQVNGKLRGKITISVNSSDKEILEQARKEEKILPHLSGKQIIKEIYVPGKLINFVVKG